The Xenorhabdus doucetiae genome has a window encoding:
- the galK gene encoding galactokinase — MQTLIQNVTDAFHACFNSSPTHFFQAPGRVNLIGEHTDYNAGFVLPCAINFHTVLAAAKREDTCIRVIAVDYHQVDEFDLCQPIVFQPEKMWANYIRGVVKCLAERGYAFGGMDLAVSGNIPQGAGLSSSAALEVVIGQAINALYQLDISPKTIALNGQQAENQFVGCHSGIMDQLISAYGEENHALLINCLTLETQSVPMPDEAVVMIINSNKQRGLVDSEYNTRGQQCEEAARLLGVKALCDISFEQFRAKQTLLNTLLTKRVRHVISENRRTQWAAEALRAGDLFRLGQLMAESHRSMRDDFEITVSEIDVLVAMVKNVIGDRGGVRMTGGGFGGCVVALVPPDLVKNVERAIEQQYAAKTGLRADIYLCQATKGAGQLEY, encoded by the coding sequence ATGCAAACTTTAATCCAAAACGTGACGGACGCTTTTCATGCGTGCTTTAACTCTTCGCCAACGCACTTTTTTCAGGCACCGGGGCGGGTGAATCTGATCGGTGAACATACGGATTATAACGCGGGTTTTGTTCTGCCTTGTGCTATTAATTTCCACACCGTACTTGCGGCGGCTAAACGCGAAGATACGTGTATCAGGGTCATCGCGGTTGATTATCATCAGGTGGATGAGTTTGACCTCTGCCAGCCGATTGTTTTTCAGCCAGAGAAAATGTGGGCGAATTATATCCGTGGTGTGGTGAAGTGTCTGGCAGAGCGTGGTTATGCCTTCGGGGGAATGGATCTTGCTGTGAGCGGCAATATTCCCCAAGGTGCGGGTTTGAGTTCATCGGCAGCGTTGGAAGTCGTGATTGGGCAGGCGATTAACGCGTTGTATCAGCTCGATATTAGCCCAAAAACCATTGCCCTGAATGGGCAGCAGGCAGAAAACCAATTTGTCGGTTGCCATTCCGGCATCATGGATCAGTTAATCTCTGCTTATGGCGAGGAAAATCACGCTTTACTGATCAATTGCCTGACGTTGGAAACCCAATCTGTCCCTATGCCCGATGAGGCGGTCGTGATGATCATCAATTCCAATAAACAGCGTGGCTTGGTGGACAGCGAATACAATACGCGCGGGCAGCAATGCGAAGAAGCTGCCCGTTTATTAGGCGTAAAGGCATTGTGTGATATCTCTTTCGAACAGTTCAGAGCCAAACAAACGTTGCTCAATACATTGCTCACCAAACGGGTTCGCCATGTGATCAGTGAAAATAGGCGTACCCAATGGGCGGCTGAGGCGTTGAGGGCGGGTGACTTATTCCGCCTTGGCCAACTTATGGCCGAATCTCATCGTTCCATGCGTGATGATTTTGAAATCACGGTCAGTGAAATCGATGTGCTGGTGGCGATGGTCAAAAATGTGATAGGTGATCGCGGCGGTGTTCGTATGACAGGAGGCGGTTTTGGCGGTTGTGTGGTGGCATTGGTTCCTCCTGATTTGGTGAAAAATGTAGAAAGGGCGATTGAGCAACAATACGCAGCGAAAACCGGTTTGAGGGCGGATATCTATCTTTGTCAGGCAACAAAAGGTGCCGGCCAACTGGAATATTAA
- a CDS encoding Fic/DOC family protein: protein MNRYHVSSSEGQYEKNSGEQVLANKLGITDSDEMDEAELVLLEQLYRFIFEEQFPMGTLTVAILKSWHRRWLGNIYEWAGQERTVNISKGNFMFAPSAQVPKLLNEFDAKYLARYTPCTNIDEKQLIAAIAITHVELILIHPFREGNGRLSRLLADVMAVQGGYKPLDYQSWEQNKTEYISAIHAGMSMDYDPMRHWVSKALRSD, encoded by the coding sequence ATGAACCGATACCATGTATCCAGTAGTGAAGGCCAGTATGAGAAAAACTCTGGCGAGCAAGTCCTGGCTAACAAATTGGGAATTACTGATTCTGATGAGATGGATGAAGCTGAACTTGTACTGTTAGAGCAGCTCTATCGATTTATTTTTGAAGAACAGTTTCCTATGGGGACACTCACCGTAGCCATATTGAAAAGTTGGCATCGTCGCTGGTTAGGTAACATCTACGAGTGGGCTGGACAAGAAAGAACGGTAAATATCAGCAAGGGCAACTTTATGTTTGCTCCCTCAGCACAAGTACCAAAACTACTGAACGAATTCGACGCTAAGTATCTTGCCCGTTATACGCCGTGTACCAACATAGACGAAAAACAACTCATCGCAGCTATCGCCATAACTCATGTGGAGTTGATACTCATCCATCCATTCAGAGAGGGAAACGGGCGCTTGTCGCGGCTTTTAGCCGATGTAATGGCTGTTCAGGGAGGATATAAACCGCTGGACTATCAAAGCTGGGAGCAAAACAAAACTGAATATATTTCAGCTATCCACGCAGGTATGTCAATGGACTACGACCCAATGAGGCACTGGGTCAGTAAAGCATTGAGAAGTGATTAG
- the map gene encoding type I methionyl aminopeptidase, giving the protein MSRNNGILIKDRSEIEKMEIAGRLTGQVLEAVRSMIVPGVTTLEIDSFCHDYIINTLDATPGSLGQYGFPYTVNTSVNHVVCHGWPSEKKLKNGDIVNVDVTVKKEEYYGDSSITFCVGEVPSHAERLVNVTQECLYQAIKIVRPGITLGDIGHTIQQHAEANNYTVVREYCGHGIGRSMHEEPQVLHYGKAGEGIILEEGMTFTIEPMINQGKKDIKLHKDGWTVTTKDRRLSAQFEHTILVTHDGFKVLTLRDEERESFERYQSINR; this is encoded by the coding sequence ATGTCAAGAAACAATGGAATACTGATAAAAGACAGGAGCGAAATCGAGAAGATGGAAATAGCGGGGCGCTTGACTGGTCAGGTGCTTGAAGCGGTTCGTTCGATGATTGTGCCCGGTGTCACGACCCTCGAAATTGATTCATTTTGCCATGATTACATTATCAACACCCTTGATGCGACACCGGGCAGCTTGGGGCAGTATGGTTTTCCTTATACGGTGAATACTTCCGTCAATCACGTTGTGTGTCATGGCTGGCCTTCCGAAAAGAAGCTGAAAAATGGGGATATCGTTAATGTGGATGTCACCGTCAAAAAAGAGGAATATTACGGCGACAGCAGCATTACATTTTGTGTCGGGGAAGTGCCGTCCCATGCCGAGCGCTTGGTTAATGTAACTCAAGAATGCTTATATCAGGCCATTAAGATAGTCAGGCCGGGCATCACGCTGGGGGATATTGGTCATACGATACAGCAGCATGCCGAAGCGAATAATTATACCGTGGTGCGTGAATATTGCGGCCACGGCATTGGTCGCAGTATGCATGAGGAACCCCAAGTTCTGCATTACGGCAAGGCGGGAGAAGGTATCATCTTGGAAGAAGGCATGACTTTCACGATTGAGCCGATGATCAACCAAGGCAAAAAGGACATTAAGCTGCATAAAGATGGCTGGACAGTCACGACCAAAGATCGTCGCTTATCGGCTCAGTTTGAGCATACCATCTTGGTCACCCATGATGGTTTTAAGGTGTTGACTCTACGGGATGAAGAACGCGAATCTTTTGAACGTTACCAGTCAATTAATCGGTAA
- a CDS encoding UDP-glucose--hexose-1-phosphate uridylyltransferase, producing the protein MSKLRFNSVDFPHRRYNPLTGKWIIVSPHRTERPWRGIDEKLLPVALPSYDKHCFLCPNNSRASGDINPDYQDVYLFENDYPALLPERPDMTFADHPLFKTAPISGICRVLCFSPDHSKTLPELSLTQIRRVIDIWNAQIEELSQRYIWVQVFENKGEMMGCSQPHPHGQIWASDFLPDELARKDERLRQYYRQQGSNLLLDYVEAERKAGSRTVVETGHWLAVVPYWAAWPFETMLLPKSHVRRMNELTEAQRDDLAVAIKKLTSRYDNLFQCAFPYSMGWHFAPFFEQQRDTHLAPQKHDIDHWQLHALFYPPLLRSSSVRKFMVGYEMLAESQRDLTPEQAAQRLRDVSDIHFKSAHIR; encoded by the coding sequence ATGTCGAAGCTGCGCTTCAATTCTGTTGATTTTCCACACCGGCGATACAATCCCTTGACGGGAAAGTGGATTATCGTTTCACCACACCGGACGGAGCGGCCGTGGCGTGGCATTGATGAAAAACTCCTTCCCGTTGCGTTGCCGAGTTACGATAAACACTGTTTTTTATGCCCGAACAATTCCCGTGCTTCCGGTGATATCAATCCAGATTATCAGGACGTTTATCTCTTCGAGAATGATTATCCGGCTTTGCTGCCGGAACGTCCCGATATGACCTTTGCCGATCACCCGCTATTTAAAACTGCGCCGATAAGCGGTATCTGTCGGGTACTCTGTTTTTCCCCTGATCACAGTAAAACCTTGCCGGAACTGTCCCTGACACAAATTCGTCGTGTTATTGATATATGGAATGCGCAGATTGAAGAATTAAGCCAGCGTTATATTTGGGTTCAGGTTTTTGAGAACAAAGGGGAAATGATGGGGTGCTCTCAACCTCATCCTCATGGGCAGATTTGGGCCAGCGATTTCCTGCCTGATGAGCTAGCACGCAAAGATGAACGATTACGGCAATATTATCGCCAGCAGGGATCTAACTTATTGCTGGATTATGTCGAGGCTGAACGCAAAGCGGGGTCACGGACGGTCGTGGAAACCGGCCACTGGCTTGCGGTCGTCCCTTATTGGGCGGCGTGGCCGTTTGAAACGATGCTGTTGCCTAAAAGTCATGTTCGTCGCATGAATGAGCTGACGGAAGCCCAACGTGATGACTTGGCGGTGGCGATTAAAAAATTGACCAGCCGCTATGACAATCTGTTTCAGTGTGCATTTCCCTATTCAATGGGCTGGCACTTTGCGCCTTTTTTCGAGCAGCAACGCGATACTCACCTCGCTCCGCAAAAACACGATATTGATCACTGGCAATTACATGCCCTGTTTTACCCGCCGTTATTACGTTCATCCAGCGTCCGTAAGTTTATGGTGGGTTATGAAATGTTGGCGGAATCTCAGCGTGACTTAACACCGGAACAGGCAGCCCAGCGGTTACGCGATGTCAGCGACATTCATTTTAAATCTGCGCACATCCGCTAA
- a CDS encoding Fic family protein — translation MATYQPPYTITPNILNRVVEIGELLGRWSMQAAISSPLLRKENRIRTIQASLAIEHNSLSTEQVTAIIEGKRVLAPARDIQEVRNAILAYEKLPHWHSSRLTDLLAAHRLLMTGLVDHPGQLRQGDVGIYRENQLIHMAPPANQVLRLMDDLLTWLKQTDIHPLIASSIFHYEFEFIHPFTDGNGRMGRLWQTLILSEWRTELAWLPVETLIHHQQQHYYQVLRECDRTSNCTLFIDFMLEKLAEALKESLSLPKPNPATTPVEMSVEMSVQMSVENPQSLNATAQKILSVIAARPAITITQLADELGVSRRTIERNIKLLQDMGRLMRVGAKKGGYWRVSQ, via the coding sequence GTGGCAACTTACCAACCTCCTTACACTATTACCCCAAACATACTTAATCGCGTGGTGGAAATCGGTGAACTATTGGGGCGTTGGTCAATGCAAGCGGCGATTTCTTCACCTTTATTACGTAAAGAAAATCGCATTCGTACCATACAGGCGTCATTGGCGATTGAGCATAATAGTCTGTCTACGGAACAAGTCACGGCCATTATTGAGGGGAAACGTGTGCTGGCTCCGGCAAGGGATATTCAGGAAGTGCGTAATGCCATATTAGCCTATGAAAAATTACCACATTGGCATAGCTCCCGCTTAACGGATTTACTGGCTGCGCATCGATTGTTGATGACTGGATTGGTTGATCATCCGGGGCAATTACGTCAGGGAGATGTGGGAATTTATCGGGAAAACCAGTTAATTCATATGGCGCCACCGGCTAATCAAGTATTGCGATTAATGGATGATTTGCTGACTTGGTTAAAACAAACTGATATTCACCCATTAATCGCCAGTTCAATTTTCCATTATGAGTTTGAATTTATTCACCCATTTACCGATGGTAATGGCCGCATGGGTCGTTTATGGCAAACATTGATTTTGAGTGAATGGCGTACTGAATTAGCGTGGCTGCCGGTAGAAACGTTAATCCATCATCAACAGCAACATTATTATCAGGTACTTAGGGAGTGTGACCGTACTAGCAACTGTACGCTGTTTATCGATTTTATGCTGGAAAAATTAGCTGAAGCACTTAAAGAAAGCCTGAGTCTTCCAAAACCAAATCCTGCCACAACGCCGGTAGAAATGTCGGTAGAAATGTCGGTACAAATGTCGGTAGAAAATCCACAATCTTTGAATGCCACGGCGCAGAAAATCTTATCTGTTATTGCTGCTCGTCCTGCTATCACCATCACTCAATTGGCTGATGAATTGGGGGTAAGTCGGCGCACAATAGAGCGAAATATTAAGCTATTGCAGGATATGGGGCGTTTGATGCGTGTCGGGGCGAAGAAAGGCGGTTATTGGCGGGTGAGTCAATAA
- a CDS encoding helix-turn-helix domain-containing protein — protein sequence MRKTSLVTYEGIDGLIEILPQMMQSISEQLGPLALLFSACIEPVENDEDLNARMALIDELYSYAENTEHAAAKFADLITDRVYEYEAKNRQVPNVIPREALSYFMREKGVRQIDLRDIASQSVISEILHGKRSMNIGQVKGFAQFFNVPVETFMGSD from the coding sequence ATGAGAAAAACATCACTCGTTACTTATGAAGGGATTGATGGACTCATCGAAATTTTACCACAAATGATGCAGTCAATATCCGAGCAACTCGGCCCCTTGGCACTTTTGTTCTCTGCATGTATTGAACCTGTAGAAAATGATGAAGATCTGAATGCCCGAATGGCACTTATTGACGAGTTATATTCATATGCTGAAAATACCGAACATGCTGCGGCAAAGTTCGCTGATCTTATCACCGATCGTGTCTATGAGTACGAAGCTAAAAATCGCCAAGTCCCCAATGTTATCCCACGTGAAGCATTGAGCTACTTTATGCGGGAAAAAGGCGTAAGACAGATTGATCTGCGTGATATTGCCAGCCAAAGTGTTATATCAGAGATACTGCATGGAAAACGTTCAATGAATATTGGTCAGGTAAAAGGCTTTGCCCAATTTTTTAACGTTCCTGTCGAAACCTTTATGGGTTCAGATTAA
- a CDS encoding 4'-phosphopantetheinyl transferase family protein — protein sequence MNKIIFTSVPISAQVTAINDPFFTDRQTGILPEHPDLHIMKTDFDLSYYRDALFGECGIVNPPRLQNAVNKRRAEYLAARYCTQHVLNKLGYPDFQVTNAEDRSPIWPDNICGSISHSTNCAIAFAASCHQYRMIGIDIEQEIKSETIESVSSSIINDHEMKLLTECALPFAQVFTLAFSIKESLFKALYPHVKRFFDFHAAEITSIDCRNHTISIKLLQTLSDTYRAGSQFHGNFTLMPQQQVLTYIVQ from the coding sequence ATGAACAAAATAATTTTTACTTCTGTCCCTATCTCTGCCCAAGTCACGGCCATCAATGATCCTTTTTTCACAGACAGACAAACCGGCATACTGCCAGAACATCCTGATCTGCACATCATGAAGACTGATTTTGACCTGTCTTACTATCGGGATGCTTTATTTGGTGAATGTGGCATTGTCAATCCGCCCCGATTACAGAATGCGGTGAATAAACGGCGGGCGGAATATCTGGCCGCCCGTTACTGTACGCAACACGTCTTAAACAAGTTAGGCTATCCTGACTTTCAGGTCACTAATGCCGAAGATCGTTCCCCTATCTGGCCTGACAATATTTGTGGTTCGATTTCTCATTCAACCAACTGTGCGATTGCGTTTGCGGCTTCTTGCCATCAATACCGCATGATAGGCATAGATATTGAACAAGAGATTAAATCAGAGACCATCGAAAGTGTTTCATCCAGCATCATCAATGACCATGAAATGAAATTATTGACCGAATGCGCATTACCTTTTGCACAGGTATTTACGCTGGCGTTCTCCATTAAAGAGAGTCTGTTTAAGGCACTTTATCCCCATGTCAAACGCTTCTTTGATTTCCATGCGGCTGAAATTACGTCAATTGATTGTCGCAATCACACAATAAGCATAAAACTCCTGCAAACACTCTCTGATACGTATCGAGCCGGCTCACAATTTCACGGAAACTTCACCCTTATGCCACAACAGCAGGTGTTGACGTATATTGTGCAGTGA
- a CDS encoding type II toxin-antitoxin system HigB family toxin, with protein MRVITAKTITEAMQKHAQWKVGLKLWLDVFDKVSLRFESYAQIRELWLNTSTWNVDRVPYELLEAESKKGPLDIYVFDIHKNKCRIITWLNPKSGTFYIKDVCPHSEYDKWWRKQTKSKRSKR; from the coding sequence ATGCGCGTTATCACAGCAAAAACCATCACTGAAGCGATGCAAAAACACGCCCAATGGAAAGTTGGGCTAAAACTCTGGTTGGATGTTTTTGATAAGGTATCTTTACGATTTGAATCTTATGCCCAAATCCGTGAATTATGGCTTAATACATCTACATGGAATGTTGATCGTGTACCCTACGAATTATTAGAAGCAGAAAGCAAGAAAGGGCCTTTAGATATTTATGTATTTGATATACATAAAAATAAATGTCGCATTATCACATGGCTTAATCCCAAATCAGGTACTTTTTACATTAAAGATGTTTGCCCCCATAGTGAGTATGATAAATGGTGGCGTAAGCAGACAAAGTCAAAACGATCAAAAAGGTGA
- the galE gene encoding UDP-glucose 4-epimerase GalE, which translates to MEILVTGGMGYIGSHTCVQMLEAGMTPIIIDNLCNANREVLARIEALTGVQPLFYEGDIRDEAFLDAVFSRHQIQSVIHFAGLKAVGESVANPIEYYDNNVNGTLVLVRSMRKAGVKSLIFSSSATVYGDPDVVPITEQSPVGNTTNPYGTSKYMVERCLSDLHHAENDWSVVLLRYFNPVGAHPSGTMGEDPQGIPNNLMPYIAQVAVGRREKLSVYGNDYPTADGTGIRDYIHVMDLADGHIAALNAVGKKAGLHIYNLGTGKGTSVLEMVAAFSHACGKPVPYEICPRRPGDIAECWSSPEKAERELGWKANRTIVDMTADAWRWQSQNPNGYQAK; encoded by the coding sequence GTGGAAATATTAGTGACAGGCGGGATGGGGTATATCGGTAGCCATACTTGTGTGCAAATGCTTGAAGCCGGAATGACGCCGATTATTATCGATAACCTATGCAATGCCAATCGTGAAGTTTTGGCGCGCATTGAGGCATTAACGGGTGTGCAGCCCCTGTTTTATGAAGGGGATATTCGTGATGAAGCATTCCTGGATGCGGTTTTCTCCCGTCACCAAATTCAGTCAGTGATTCATTTTGCCGGTTTGAAAGCGGTTGGGGAATCTGTCGCCAACCCTATCGAATATTATGACAATAATGTCAATGGAACACTGGTGCTGGTGCGCAGTATGCGTAAAGCAGGGGTAAAAAGCCTGATCTTTAGTTCATCCGCGACGGTCTATGGTGATCCGGATGTCGTGCCGATCACGGAACAATCTCCGGTCGGTAATACCACTAACCCTTATGGCACCAGTAAATATATGGTCGAACGCTGCCTGTCTGATCTTCATCATGCAGAAAATGATTGGTCGGTGGTATTGTTGCGCTATTTTAATCCTGTTGGCGCTCATCCTTCGGGGACAATGGGGGAAGATCCACAGGGAATTCCCAACAATTTGATGCCTTATATTGCGCAAGTTGCGGTTGGTCGCCGGGAAAAACTGTCGGTGTATGGCAATGATTATCCGACCGCTGATGGGACTGGCATCCGTGATTATATCCATGTCATGGATTTGGCTGACGGGCATATCGCGGCATTGAATGCCGTGGGTAAAAAGGCGGGGCTGCATATCTATAATTTGGGCACCGGAAAGGGCACCAGCGTGCTGGAAATGGTGGCCGCTTTCAGTCATGCTTGCGGCAAGCCCGTGCCTTATGAAATTTGTCCTCGTCGTCCGGGGGATATTGCTGAATGTTGGTCAAGCCCGGAGAAAGCCGAGCGAGAGTTGGGATGGAAGGCCAACCGTACTATCGTGGATATGACCGCCGATGCCTGGCGCTGGCAATCGCAAAACCCGAATGGCTATCAGGCGAAGTAA
- the speB gene encoding agmatinase — MSISSLGNQIDNSLVSNAFGFLRFPLNFQPYSSDAQWVITGVPFDMATSGRAGSRHGPAAIRQVSTNLAWESCRWPWNFSLRKRLNVVDCGDLVFNFGDAQDMSDKLQAHAEKVLESGKRMLSFGGDHFVTLPLLRAHAKYFGKMALIHFDAHTDTYPNGSKFDHGTMFYHAPNEGLIDPHHSVQIGIRTEHDTDNGFTVLDAGQVNDRGVDDIVEQIKTVVGDLPIYLTFDIDCLDPAFAPGTGTPVIGGLTSDRALKIVRGLQPLNIVGMDVVEVAPAYDQSEITALAAATIGLELLYLQASKKDL; from the coding sequence ATGAGTATTAGCTCTTTAGGAAACCAGATTGATAATTCTTTGGTTTCAAATGCCTTCGGCTTCCTGCGTTTTCCATTGAACTTTCAACCCTATTCCAGTGATGCACAATGGGTGATTACCGGTGTGCCTTTTGATATGGCGACATCAGGACGCGCGGGTAGCCGCCACGGGCCGGCCGCTATTCGTCAGGTATCGACTAATCTGGCATGGGAAAGCTGCCGTTGGCCGTGGAATTTTAGCTTACGCAAGCGTCTGAATGTCGTGGACTGTGGGGATCTGGTATTTAACTTCGGCGATGCCCAGGATATGAGCGATAAGTTGCAGGCACATGCTGAAAAAGTGCTGGAATCGGGCAAGCGTATGCTGTCTTTCGGTGGTGATCACTTTGTCACGTTGCCACTGTTGCGTGCCCATGCGAAATATTTCGGCAAAATGGCGCTGATCCATTTTGATGCCCATACGGATACTTATCCTAATGGCAGCAAATTTGATCATGGTACGATGTTTTATCACGCGCCAAATGAAGGGCTAATCGATCCTCATCATTCCGTGCAAATTGGTATCCGCACTGAACATGATACCGATAACGGTTTCACCGTGCTGGATGCCGGTCAGGTCAATGATCGCGGGGTGGATGATATTGTTGAGCAGATTAAGACGGTGGTGGGTGATTTGCCGATTTACCTGACGTTCGATATTGATTGCCTTGATCCGGCATTTGCTCCGGGTACAGGAACGCCCGTGATAGGGGGATTGACGTCAGATCGTGCATTGAAAATCGTGCGTGGCTTGCAGCCGCTAAATATCGTTGGCATGGATGTGGTGGAAGTGGCACCGGCTTATGACCAATCTGAAATTACGGCGTTAGCGGCAGCAACGATTGGATTGGAGTTGCTGTATTTGCAGGCATCGAAGAAAGATCTTTAG